The following are from one region of the Cytobacillus firmus genome:
- the tatA gene encoding twin-arginine translocase TatA/TatE family subunit gives MLSNIGIPGLILILVLALIIFGPKKLPEIGRAFGETLKEFKKSTRDLTKDDDDDNDKRK, from the coding sequence ATGTTATCAAACATCGGTATTCCAGGCTTAATTCTCATCCTGGTTCTTGCTCTTATTATTTTTGGTCCTAAAAAACTTCCTGAAATAGGGAGAGCATTCGGGGAGACCTTAAAAGAATTTAAGAAATCTACCCGTGATCTCACTAAAGATGATGATGATGATAATGATAAAAGAAAATAG
- a CDS encoding glycoside hydrolase family 13 protein, with amino-acid sequence MKKQWWKESVVYQIYPRSFMDSNGDGIGDLKGIISRLDYLKELGIDVVWLSPVYKSPNDDNGYDISDYQDIMREFGTMEDWEELLGELHTRGIKLIMDLVVNHSSDEHIWFSEARKSKDNPYRDYYIWREGKSGKEPNNWGSNFGGSAWELDESTGEYYLHLFSKKQPDLNWENPKLRKEIYDMMTWWLEKGIDGFRMDVVNFISKVEGLPDDEPKPGKKYASGSKYYRNGPKIHEYLQEMNEKALSKYDVMTVGEMPGVNPEWARQYTGESRNELNMVFQFEHVSLDNGPNGKWDLKPLDLFDLKTNLTKWQNELDEVGWNSLYFNNHDQPRSVSRFGNDGEYWDKSAKMLATLLHMMKGTPYIYQGEEIGMTNVRFSSIDEYRDIETLNFYKEALNDGWTEEKALKAIYAKGRDNARTPMQWDSSRHGGFTEGTPWIKVNPNYKDINVEKAMKNPDSVFHYYKKLIEIRKKNEIIIYGKYNLILDQHPEVYAYTRTLGNQTLLVMCNFYGGNTEAELPADLQQKKFEPLIGNYNEIQIGRTIKLRPYETQVLLFNS; translated from the coding sequence ATGAAGAAGCAATGGTGGAAAGAGAGTGTAGTTTACCAAATCTACCCTCGAAGCTTCATGGACAGCAATGGAGATGGAATAGGAGATTTAAAGGGAATTATCTCAAGACTTGATTACTTGAAAGAGCTTGGTATTGATGTGGTCTGGCTTTCTCCAGTTTATAAATCACCCAATGATGATAATGGCTATGATATCAGTGATTATCAGGATATTATGCGTGAGTTTGGAACAATGGAGGATTGGGAAGAGCTTCTTGGAGAGCTGCATACAAGAGGCATCAAACTCATTATGGATCTGGTAGTGAACCATAGTTCAGACGAGCATATCTGGTTTTCAGAAGCAAGGAAATCGAAAGATAATCCATACAGGGACTACTATATATGGCGTGAAGGAAAAAGTGGAAAGGAGCCGAATAACTGGGGCAGCAATTTCGGCGGATCTGCCTGGGAGCTTGACGAAAGTACAGGAGAATATTATTTGCATCTATTTTCAAAAAAACAGCCTGACCTCAACTGGGAGAATCCGAAACTGAGAAAAGAAATTTACGACATGATGACCTGGTGGCTTGAAAAAGGGATTGACGGGTTCAGAATGGATGTAGTCAACTTTATCTCCAAAGTGGAGGGACTTCCAGATGATGAACCAAAGCCAGGGAAGAAATATGCTTCTGGAAGCAAGTATTATCGAAACGGCCCAAAAATTCATGAATACCTGCAGGAGATGAATGAAAAGGCCTTATCGAAGTATGATGTAATGACTGTCGGTGAAATGCCTGGTGTAAATCCGGAGTGGGCTCGGCAGTATACAGGTGAATCACGCAATGAGTTAAATATGGTCTTCCAGTTTGAACATGTTAGTCTCGATAACGGGCCAAATGGCAAATGGGACCTCAAACCCCTTGATCTATTTGATCTAAAAACAAATCTGACCAAATGGCAAAATGAACTGGATGAGGTTGGCTGGAACAGTCTTTATTTTAATAATCATGATCAGCCGCGCTCTGTTTCAAGATTCGGGAATGATGGAGAGTATTGGGATAAGTCAGCAAAGATGCTGGCAACATTGCTGCATATGATGAAGGGAACTCCATATATTTATCAGGGCGAAGAAATCGGAATGACGAATGTCCGTTTCTCAAGCATTGATGAATACAGAGATATAGAAACACTTAACTTTTATAAAGAAGCTCTTAACGATGGCTGGACAGAGGAAAAAGCACTGAAGGCCATCTATGCAAAAGGGCGTGACAATGCTAGAACGCCAATGCAATGGGATTCTTCCAGGCACGGAGGATTTACGGAAGGAACTCCATGGATAAAAGTAAATCCTAACTATAAAGACATTAATGTCGAAAAGGCCATGAAAAACCCTGACTCTGTTTTTCATTATTATAAAAAGCTTATAGAAATCAGGAAGAAAAATGAAATTATTATTTACGGAAAGTATAACCTTATACTCGATCAACATCCCGAAGTCTACGCCTATACAAGAACACTCGGCAATCAGACTCTTCTTGTCATGTGCAACTTCTATGGCGGAAACACTGAAGCAGAACTCCCTGCAGACCTCCAGCAGAAAAAATTTGAACCGCTGATTGGGAATTACAATGAAATACAAATTGGCAGAACCATAAAACTTCGTCCATACGAAACTCAGGTGCTTCTCTTTAACAGCTAG
- the treP gene encoding PTS system trehalose-specific EIIBC component, with translation MATNKESAEQIVEAIGGRDNIAAATHCVTRLRFALKDEGKVNKEKLEDIDIVKGSFSTNGQFQVVIGQGLVDKVYKEMTDTTGIGESSKEETKSAAAENLNPLQRGIKTLADIFIPILPAIVTAGLLMGINNIMTAPDIFFDDKSFVDVYTNWADLASIINLIANTAFVFLPGLIGWSAVNRFGGSPLLGMVLGLMLVHPDLLNAWGYGAAEEVPKWNLFGLEIEKVGYQGQVLPVLFASYVLAKIEVFLRKRIPDAFQLLTVAPIALLITGFLSFIAIGPITFTIGSWITNGVVGIFDAVPALGGLIYGGLYAPLVITGMHHTFLAVDLQLIGSIGGTFLWPMVALSNIAQGSAAFAMMLLSKGNEKLKGLALTSSISAWLGVTEPAMFGVNLRFKYPFFAAIIGSAAAGIFITINGVKAPSIGVGGLPAFFSIFAENWGAFFIGMGIALVVPFVLTLAFSKFRKA, from the coding sequence ATGGCCACAAATAAAGAGTCAGCAGAGCAAATCGTAGAAGCTATCGGGGGCAGGGATAATATCGCTGCGGCCACTCATTGTGTAACAAGGCTGCGTTTTGCATTAAAAGATGAAGGAAAAGTCAATAAAGAAAAGCTCGAAGATATTGATATTGTAAAAGGTTCATTTTCCACCAATGGACAATTCCAGGTTGTGATTGGACAAGGCCTCGTTGATAAAGTATATAAAGAAATGACAGATACAACCGGTATTGGTGAATCGTCAAAAGAAGAGACCAAAAGTGCAGCTGCCGAAAACTTAAATCCCCTGCAGCGTGGAATTAAAACACTGGCTGATATTTTTATTCCTATCCTCCCGGCTATCGTAACAGCTGGTTTGCTGATGGGAATCAACAACATTATGACAGCCCCGGATATTTTCTTCGATGATAAGTCGTTTGTTGATGTTTATACAAACTGGGCTGATCTGGCGAGCATCATTAACCTGATTGCCAATACGGCTTTCGTATTTCTTCCAGGCCTGATTGGATGGAGTGCTGTAAACCGGTTTGGCGGCAGTCCGCTTCTTGGTATGGTGCTTGGTTTGATGCTGGTGCACCCTGATCTTTTAAATGCATGGGGCTATGGTGCAGCAGAGGAAGTTCCGAAGTGGAATTTATTTGGTCTTGAAATTGAAAAAGTAGGTTACCAGGGCCAAGTGTTGCCTGTATTATTTGCTTCATATGTTTTGGCTAAGATAGAAGTATTTCTGCGAAAAAGAATTCCTGATGCGTTTCAGCTTCTGACTGTCGCGCCAATCGCTTTGCTTATTACCGGATTTCTTTCTTTTATTGCCATCGGACCAATTACATTCACGATTGGCAGCTGGATTACAAATGGGGTTGTCGGAATCTTTGATGCTGTTCCGGCCCTTGGAGGCTTGATTTACGGAGGATTATATGCACCTCTTGTTATCACTGGCATGCATCATACATTCCTGGCAGTCGATCTTCAGCTAATCGGCAGCATTGGCGGCACGTTTTTGTGGCCGATGGTGGCATTGTCCAATATTGCACAGGGTTCAGCCGCTTTTGCCATGATGCTGTTAAGCAAAGGGAACGAAAAGCTGAAAGGGCTTGCGCTCACTTCTTCCATTTCAGCGTGGCTGGGTGTAACGGAGCCGGCGATGTTTGGGGTTAATCTTCGCTTTAAGTATCCGTTCTTTGCAGCGATTATTGGGTCAGCTGCAGCAGGCATATTCATCACTATAAATGGTGTTAAGGCACCGTCAATTGGAGTAGGCGGCTTGCCGGCATTCTTCTCCATCTTTGCGGAAAACTGGGGTGCTTTCTTTATCGGAATGGGGATTGCCCTAGTTGTGCCGTTTGTATTAACTTTAGCTTTCTCGAAATTTAGAAAAGCTTAA
- the nhaC gene encoding Na+/H+ antiporter NhaC, whose translation MHHDQAALNLKPMEALIVTFIILGGISYSIIFAGAVPHIPVVFAIMGLLAYGLIRKVSITQLEKGLIEGAQSGLGAIFIFFLIGMLISSWMASGTIPTFIYMALEAVNGKFFYAIVFVVASVIGMSIGSSLTTAATLGVAFMGVSSALGLSDAITAGAVISGAFFGDKMSPLSDTTNLASSTVKVDLFEHIKTMAWTTIPSFIISLAIFAFLSPSEAASDFSKIAQLKKTLLDEGLVHWYSLIPFAILTIMAIKRVSAIITLSAGIVSALILAVIVQSSFSLEKVMTLLFSGYASNSGSEEVDALLSRGGMESMMFSISLVLLALSMGGLFFKLGILPALLEGVKGFLNRMSALVAAAAGTAIGINFLLGEQYLSILLTGNAFREPFEKAGLHPKNLSRILEDAGTVVNPLVPWSVCGVFLTGVLGVETTAYMPFALFCLFSPVITIIYGFTGFKIEKL comes from the coding sequence ATGCATCATGATCAGGCAGCGTTAAATTTAAAGCCCATGGAGGCACTCATTGTCACTTTCATCATTTTAGGCGGAATCAGTTATTCGATTATTTTTGCCGGGGCAGTTCCACATATTCCGGTTGTTTTCGCGATAATGGGGTTATTAGCCTACGGTTTAATAAGAAAAGTATCTATAACACAGCTGGAAAAGGGGCTTATTGAAGGTGCCCAGTCCGGATTAGGGGCTATTTTCATCTTTTTTTTAATCGGGATGCTGATAAGCAGCTGGATGGCGAGCGGCACGATTCCTACATTTATCTATATGGCTTTGGAAGCTGTTAATGGAAAGTTCTTTTATGCCATAGTATTTGTGGTAGCATCTGTGATCGGCATGAGCATAGGAAGCTCACTTACAACAGCTGCTACATTGGGAGTGGCCTTTATGGGAGTCAGTTCAGCTTTGGGTCTCTCGGATGCAATTACGGCAGGTGCAGTTATTTCCGGGGCATTTTTTGGAGATAAAATGTCCCCTCTATCCGATACAACAAACCTGGCATCATCGACAGTTAAGGTGGATTTATTTGAGCATATCAAGACGATGGCCTGGACAACAATTCCTTCGTTTATCATTTCACTGGCAATCTTTGCTTTCCTGTCACCATCGGAGGCAGCATCTGATTTCTCAAAGATTGCCCAGCTGAAAAAAACTTTGCTGGATGAGGGGTTGGTACATTGGTACTCCCTCATTCCATTTGCGATTTTGACTATAATGGCCATTAAAAGAGTATCAGCTATTATTACGCTGTCTGCTGGCATAGTATCTGCATTAATCTTAGCCGTTATCGTCCAAAGCAGCTTCAGCTTGGAAAAAGTTATGACATTGCTGTTTTCAGGATATGCTTCAAATAGCGGTTCAGAGGAAGTTGACGCCCTTTTATCAAGAGGCGGCATGGAAAGCATGATGTTTTCGATTTCTTTGGTATTGCTCGCGCTTTCTATGGGCGGTTTATTCTTTAAGCTTGGGATCCTTCCAGCTCTTCTGGAAGGGGTCAAAGGGTTTTTGAATCGGATGTCAGCTCTAGTGGCGGCAGCAGCAGGAACAGCAATCGGGATTAATTTCCTGCTTGGCGAACAGTACTTGTCAATTCTCTTAACAGGAAATGCTTTCAGAGAGCCTTTTGAAAAAGCCGGGCTGCATCCAAAGAATCTTTCCAGAATTCTTGAAGATGCAGGCACGGTAGTAAACCCGTTAGTTCCATGGAGTGTATGCGGAGTATTTCTGACAGGTGTCTTAGGTGTAGAAACAACAGCTTATATGCCATTTGCATTATTCTGTCTGTTCAGTCCTGTAATCACCATTATCTATGGATTTACTGGTTTTAAAATCGAAAAATTATAG
- a CDS encoding thiamine-binding protein, with product MANALVSIQIIPKTKDGESVIPYVDEAISIIQQSGVKYEVHPLETTMEGDLEHLLKIIADMNRKMIEIGSSNVISQVKILYQPDGIEMSDLTEKYRP from the coding sequence ATGGCAAACGCACTTGTAAGCATTCAAATCATACCAAAAACAAAAGATGGGGAAAGTGTTATTCCTTACGTTGATGAAGCAATCAGTATCATTCAGCAATCCGGCGTTAAGTACGAAGTGCATCCCCTCGAAACAACGATGGAAGGCGATTTAGAACATTTACTGAAAATCATTGCTGACATGAACAGAAAAATGATTGAAATAGGAAGCAGCAATGTAATCTCACAGGTTAAGATACTCTATCAGCCCGATGGTATTGAAATGAGTGATTTAACGGAGAAGTACCGTCCATGA
- the treC gene encoding alpha,alpha-phosphotrehalase, which yields MKQPWWKKAVVYQIYPKSFNDTTGNGVGDIPGIIAKLDYLKELGVDVVWLTPIYKSPQRDNGYDISDYFSIHEEYGTMADFDKLLEEAHNRDMKIIMDIVVNHTSTEHQWFQEAKKSKDNPYRDFYIWKDPKEGGSEPTNWESKFGGNAWQYDEATGQYYLHLFDVTQADLNWENEDLRRKVYDMMEFWFKKGVDGFRLDVINLISKDQDFPDDDGSVPPGDGRKFYTDGPRVHEFMHEMNDKVFSKYDSMTVGEMSSTTIDHCIKYSNPEREELSMTFNFHHLKVDYPNGEKWALADFDFTALKQILSKWQTEMHNGGGWNALFWCNHDQPRVVSRYGDDKYYHRESAKMLATAIHMMQGTPYIYQGEEFGMTNPGFERIEEYRDVESLNVHSILKEKGMAEEEIINILKSKSRDNSRTPVQWNSTENAGFSDGIPWIHVASNFREINAENALKDENSIFYHYKKLIQLRKQYDIITYGDYELISEYHPDVFAYVRNGDNEKLLVVNNFYGKETTFTLPEHIQADEYKADILLANYKQSPSAAETIQLRPYESVIYYFKK from the coding sequence ATGAAACAACCATGGTGGAAAAAAGCAGTAGTTTATCAAATTTATCCGAAAAGCTTTAACGACACGACAGGAAATGGAGTTGGAGACATTCCTGGAATTATTGCCAAGCTTGATTACTTAAAAGAATTAGGTGTGGACGTCGTCTGGCTGACACCCATTTATAAATCTCCGCAGCGTGATAACGGATATGACATCAGCGACTATTTCAGCATCCATGAGGAATATGGAACAATGGCAGACTTTGATAAGCTACTTGAAGAAGCCCATAACCGGGACATGAAAATCATTATGGATATTGTTGTTAACCATACTTCCACTGAACATCAATGGTTCCAGGAAGCAAAAAAATCAAAAGACAATCCATACCGCGATTTTTATATCTGGAAAGATCCAAAGGAAGGTGGAAGCGAGCCGACAAACTGGGAATCCAAATTCGGCGGAAATGCATGGCAATATGATGAAGCAACCGGCCAATACTATCTTCATCTTTTTGATGTTACACAGGCTGATTTAAATTGGGAAAATGAAGACCTTCGCCGCAAAGTGTATGACATGATGGAATTCTGGTTTAAAAAAGGTGTAGATGGCTTTAGACTTGATGTAATCAATCTGATTTCCAAAGATCAGGATTTTCCGGATGATGACGGCTCTGTACCTCCGGGCGACGGAAGAAAATTCTATACCGATGGCCCTCGTGTTCACGAATTTATGCATGAAATGAATGATAAAGTATTCTCAAAGTACGATAGTATGACAGTTGGGGAAATGTCATCCACTACAATTGATCATTGTATAAAGTATTCCAACCCCGAGCGGGAAGAATTAAGTATGACTTTCAACTTTCATCATTTAAAAGTCGACTACCCTAATGGAGAGAAATGGGCACTCGCTGATTTTGATTTTACGGCATTAAAGCAAATTTTATCCAAATGGCAAACTGAAATGCACAATGGGGGAGGCTGGAATGCTTTATTCTGGTGCAATCATGATCAGCCTCGTGTTGTATCAAGGTATGGTGATGACAAATACTATCATCGTGAATCTGCTAAAATGCTGGCTACAGCCATCCATATGATGCAGGGAACTCCTTATATTTATCAGGGAGAAGAGTTTGGCATGACAAACCCCGGGTTTGAGAGGATTGAAGAATATAGAGATGTAGAATCACTGAATGTTCATTCTATTCTTAAGGAAAAGGGAATGGCAGAAGAAGAAATAATTAACATTCTCAAAAGCAAATCTCGCGATAATTCCCGGACGCCTGTTCAGTGGAATAGTACCGAAAATGCCGGATTCTCCGATGGAATCCCATGGATTCATGTCGCATCCAATTTCAGGGAAATCAATGCCGAAAACGCATTGAAGGACGAGAATTCTATTTTCTATCATTATAAAAAGCTGATCCAGCTTCGAAAGCAGTACGATATCATCACCTATGGTGATTATGAACTCATTTCTGAATATCATCCTGATGTATTTGCTTATGTTCGAAATGGTGATAATGAAAAACTGTTGGTCGTAAATAATTTTTATGGGAAAGAAACAACCTTTACCCTTCCTGAACACATTCAAGCAGATGAATATAAAGCAGATATTTTACTTGCCAATTATAAGCAGTCACCTTCTGCTGCGGAGACCATCCAGTTAAGGCCATATGAATCGGTTATCTATTATTTTAAGAAATAA
- a CDS encoding NupC/NupG family nucleoside CNT transporter — translation MNFVWGIFGIIVVLGIAFLLSSNRRAISVRTVAGGLAIQLIFAFLVLKWEGGRKGLEWLTMKVNDIINYANQGINFLFGGLFTDESGITFVFALQVLPVVIFFSSLISVLYYLRIMQFFIKILGGGLAKLLGTRKAESMSAAANIFVGQTEAPLVIRPFIANMTKSELFAVMTGGLASVAGSVLIGYSLLGVPLEYLLAASFMAAPAGLVLAKVMLPETEDKEEPKEFEMEVDSDSANVIDAAAKGASVGLELALNIGAMLLAFIALVALINGLLGWVGGLFGLEGLTLEIILGYVFSPLAFAIGVPWSEAVQAGNYIGQKLILNEFVAYSAFAPDIPTLSDKTVAIVSFALCGFANISSLGILLGGLGGLAPNRRQDIARLGLKAVAAGALASMLSAAIAGMLF, via the coding sequence ATGAATTTTGTTTGGGGGATATTCGGAATCATTGTCGTTTTAGGAATAGCCTTCCTGCTTTCAAGCAATAGAAGGGCGATAAGTGTAAGAACAGTTGCGGGAGGGCTTGCCATTCAACTGATTTTCGCCTTTCTCGTTTTAAAGTGGGAAGGCGGCAGAAAGGGATTGGAATGGCTCACAATGAAGGTAAACGATATAATCAATTACGCCAATCAGGGAATAAATTTCTTATTTGGCGGCCTTTTTACAGATGAATCAGGCATTACCTTCGTTTTTGCACTTCAGGTTTTGCCTGTTGTAATCTTTTTTTCATCACTGATTTCCGTTCTTTATTACTTAAGGATTATGCAGTTTTTCATTAAGATCCTCGGCGGGGGACTGGCTAAGCTTCTAGGGACTAGAAAAGCGGAATCCATGTCTGCAGCAGCCAATATATTCGTTGGCCAGACTGAAGCTCCTCTTGTAATCCGCCCATTTATCGCCAATATGACAAAATCCGAGTTGTTTGCAGTTATGACAGGAGGCCTTGCTTCTGTGGCAGGATCTGTTTTGATCGGGTATTCCTTATTGGGTGTGCCTCTTGAATATCTGCTGGCAGCAAGCTTTATGGCTGCACCTGCCGGTTTGGTCCTGGCCAAAGTTATGCTTCCGGAAACGGAAGATAAAGAAGAGCCTAAAGAATTTGAGATGGAAGTGGATAGCGATTCTGCAAATGTCATTGATGCAGCGGCAAAAGGAGCAAGTGTCGGACTGGAGCTCGCTTTAAATATCGGCGCAATGCTGCTGGCCTTTATTGCTTTGGTTGCTTTAATTAACGGGCTTCTTGGATGGGTTGGAGGGTTATTCGGGCTGGAAGGCCTGACGCTCGAAATCATACTTGGATATGTGTTCTCTCCGCTCGCGTTTGCTATAGGAGTTCCATGGTCAGAAGCCGTACAGGCAGGAAATTATATTGGCCAGAAGTTAATTTTGAATGAGTTTGTTGCTTATTCTGCTTTTGCACCGGATATCCCGACTTTATCTGATAAAACGGTGGCGATCGTAAGCTTCGCCCTTTGCGGATTTGCCAATATTTCCTCATTGGGCATCCTGCTGGGAGGACTTGGCGGATTGGCCCCGAACCGCAGGCAGGACATTGCACGGCTTGGTTTAAAGGCAGTTGCTGCGGGTGCTTTGGCATCTATGCTAAGTGCCGCCATAGCCGGAATGCTGTTTTAA
- a CDS encoding peptide chain release factor 3, protein MSKNFKEEVLSRRTFAIISHPDAGKTTLTEKLLLFGGAIRDAGTVKGKKTGKYATSDWMEIEKQRGISVTSSVMQFEYEGARVNILDTPGHQDFSEDTYRTLTAVDSAVMIIDSAKGIEEQTLKLFKVCRMRGIPIFTFMNKLDRQGKAPLELLAELEEVMGIESYPMNWPIGMGKEFLGIYDRFNNRIEQFRVEEEDRFISLNQEGEIEGNHSIKDSGLYDQTLEEIMLLNEAGNEFSRERIANGELTPVFFGSALTNFGVQTFLESYLQFAPPPQPRNSTAGEIDPLSEEFSGFIFKIQANMNPAHRDRIAFLRICSGQFERGMAVNIPRIGKSIKLAQSTQFMADDRSTVDSAVSGDIIGIYDPGTYQIGDTLTAGKNNFQYERLPQFTPELFVKVTAKNVMKQKHFHKGIQQLVQEGAIQLFKTVKMEEYLLGAVGQLQFEVFEHRMKNEYNTEVYMERQGSKIARWVEGDEVNENLSSGRSLLVKDRYGKNVFLFENDFALRWFQEKNPDVKLYNPMDSE, encoded by the coding sequence ATGTCCAAAAATTTTAAAGAAGAAGTTTTATCCCGCCGCACGTTCGCGATTATTTCCCATCCGGATGCCGGTAAAACGACGCTTACCGAAAAGCTCTTATTATTCGGTGGTGCCATTCGTGATGCAGGTACAGTTAAAGGGAAGAAGACAGGCAAATATGCGACAAGTGACTGGATGGAGATTGAGAAGCAGCGTGGAATTTCTGTAACCTCCAGTGTGATGCAGTTTGAATATGAGGGAGCACGTGTAAATATTCTAGACACGCCTGGTCACCAGGATTTCAGTGAAGATACATATCGCACGCTGACAGCCGTTGACAGTGCCGTTATGATCATCGACTCAGCTAAAGGGATCGAGGAGCAGACACTTAAATTATTCAAGGTCTGCCGCATGAGAGGAATTCCGATATTTACTTTTATGAATAAGCTTGACCGTCAGGGAAAAGCACCCCTTGAGCTCCTTGCTGAATTGGAAGAAGTTATGGGAATTGAATCTTACCCAATGAACTGGCCTATTGGGATGGGAAAAGAATTCCTGGGGATTTATGATCGGTTTAATAATCGAATTGAGCAATTCAGAGTAGAGGAAGAGGACCGCTTTATTTCCTTAAATCAGGAAGGTGAAATAGAGGGCAACCATTCCATTAAGGATTCTGGACTATATGATCAGACGCTTGAAGAGATTATGCTGTTAAATGAAGCAGGCAATGAGTTTTCAAGAGAGAGAATTGCAAATGGAGAACTGACACCTGTGTTTTTTGGAAGCGCACTGACCAACTTTGGTGTACAGACTTTCCTTGAGTCTTACCTGCAATTTGCACCGCCGCCGCAGCCGAGAAATTCGACTGCAGGGGAAATTGATCCGCTTTCAGAAGAATTCTCTGGCTTTATATTTAAAATCCAGGCCAATATGAACCCTGCACATCGCGACAGGATTGCATTCTTAAGAATTTGTTCAGGCCAATTTGAGCGGGGCATGGCTGTGAATATACCTAGAATCGGCAAGTCCATTAAGCTAGCGCAGTCCACTCAATTCATGGCAGATGACAGAAGTACGGTTGATTCTGCAGTAAGCGGAGATATCATCGGAATTTATGATCCGGGAACCTATCAAATAGGCGATACATTAACAGCCGGAAAAAATAACTTCCAATATGAACGTCTCCCTCAATTTACACCTGAGCTTTTTGTTAAAGTTACAGCTAAAAATGTCATGAAGCAAAAACATTTCCATAAAGGCATTCAGCAGCTGGTTCAGGAAGGTGCCATCCAGCTGTTTAAGACAGTCAAAATGGAAGAATACCTCCTGGGTGCAGTGGGACAGCTTCAGTTTGAAGTTTTTGAACACCGCATGAAAAATGAATATAACACAGAAGTATATATGGAAAGGCAGGGCTCCAAGATCGCACGCTGGGTAGAAGGCGATGAGGTCAACGAAAACCTTTCCAGCGGAAGAAGCCTCCTGGTTAAAGATCGGTACGGCAAAAATGTCTTTCTATTTGAAAATGACTTTGCACTCAGATGGTTCCAGGAAAAAAATCCTGATGTAAAACTATATAATCCGATGGACTCGGAATAA
- a CDS encoding YkvA family protein produces MPDIETKEYKDGYKKFSSRAKRYAEDPEKTKGLLNKATLKAEKNKSSLSDIWEKFQLLIDLVKAWSKGDYRHISKKSIIFIIASILYFVSPIDLVPDFLIGMGILDDAAVLGFAVSQITGELEKFKTWKESRTIEMK; encoded by the coding sequence ATGCCTGACATAGAAACGAAAGAGTATAAGGACGGCTATAAAAAATTTTCTTCCAGGGCAAAACGTTATGCGGAGGATCCTGAAAAAACAAAAGGTCTGCTTAACAAGGCTACACTTAAAGCTGAGAAAAACAAATCTTCGTTAAGTGATATATGGGAAAAGTTTCAGCTGCTGATCGATTTAGTTAAGGCATGGTCAAAAGGCGATTACCGGCATATCTCCAAAAAATCAATTATCTTTATTATTGCATCCATCCTATACTTTGTCTCTCCTATCGACCTGGTTCCAGACTTTTTAATTGGAATGGGTATTCTTGATGATGCAGCAGTACTTGGTTTTGCCGTCAGCCAGATTACAGGTGAACTTGAGAAATTCAAAACCTGGAAAGAAAGCCGGACTATTGAAATGAAATAA
- a CDS encoding metal-dependent hydrolase codes for MDTITHTLFGLSLYGAVDKRNMDKKSKRAYLLTAVGTSQIPDIDVISRFWDTEGLYQMWHRGITHSVFLTPVWALLFLLLSFLLFRVKDKKLFLLGWLAVFIHNTSDLFNAWGTGYLEPFSTMRVTFGTIPIVDLVFWIIMGAAYFFTKRNKSKSPYYFKLAWAFMLLHVVIQSTQGYLIYKQYDDYYEQVALSADFIPWSYSVITKKDDEVTIFNDTLFTEKRTQYVLQSKETADLDKLFSQAPEAKTLYEWSPFVVLVDDDERLGLYDPRFYRNGQSFLFEYIEKNTER; via the coding sequence ATGGATACAATTACTCATACTCTATTCGGCTTGAGCCTATATGGAGCAGTTGATAAACGTAACATGGATAAAAAATCCAAAAGAGCGTATTTGCTAACCGCTGTAGGGACAAGCCAAATTCCGGATATTGATGTCATCTCTCGCTTCTGGGATACAGAAGGACTTTATCAGATGTGGCACAGGGGGATTACCCATTCCGTTTTCCTTACCCCGGTTTGGGCCCTGCTGTTTTTGCTGCTGTCCTTCCTGCTTTTCAGAGTCAAGGATAAGAAGCTTTTTCTGCTGGGATGGCTTGCAGTTTTCATACATAATACCAGCGATTTATTTAATGCATGGGGCACAGGTTATTTGGAGCCATTTTCAACTATGAGGGTTACTTTTGGTACGATTCCAATTGTTGATTTGGTGTTTTGGATCATAATGGGAGCAGCCTATTTCTTTACAAAAAGGAATAAATCTAAATCCCCTTACTATTTTAAATTAGCATGGGCTTTTATGCTTCTTCATGTGGTAATTCAAAGCACACAGGGATATCTCATTTATAAACAGTATGATGATTACTATGAACAAGTTGCACTATCGGCAGATTTTATCCCGTGGTCTTATTCCGTTATTACAAAGAAAGATGACGAAGTGACCATATTCAATGATACTCTTTTCACCGAAAAGAGAACCCAATATGTGCTTCAATCAAAAGAAACAGCGGATTTGGACAAGTTGTTTTCGCAAGCTCCTGAAGCTAAAACTCTTTATGAATGGTCCCCATTTGTGGTTCTCGTTGATGATGATGAAAGGCTAGGGCTCTACGATCCCCGCTTTTACAGAAACGGCCAGTCATTTTTATTCGAATATATTGAAAAAAACACAGAAAGATGA